A stretch of Campylobacter showae DNA encodes these proteins:
- the dcuC gene encoding C4-dicarboxylate transporter DcuC, with product MATAKLICAVIGLIAVVFLLVKKRETKTVLIGVGLVLCVICLNPLGALESFTKSMTSAGLIKAICASMGFAYVMKVTKCDQHLVLLLTKPMKNIGFLLIPATFVLTYFINIAIPSAAGCSAAVGATMIPLLMASGVRPAMAGAAVFAGTFGGVLSPGSAHNIFVTDMVKKTNEAYTVQDVIGVQFPNAVAAGIVVLIVISLTAIIFKDYQKGQDFSPKSTSNAGEATQTKVNLLFALAPLIPLVILVVGGTGLNKISWLAWTKMGVAEAMILGAIIAVFITWTSPEKITKEFFNGMGSAYAEVMGIIIAAGVFVAGLKACGAIDAVTEWLKHSQEFVRYGGTFVPYLMGTVTGSGDAATMAFNQAITVHAADLGFAQDKLGMAAAISGALGRSSSPIAGAAIVCAGLAMVSPVEIAKRTAPAMAIAVCVIAFFML from the coding sequence ATGGCTACTGCTAAGCTAATCTGTGCGGTCATAGGCTTGATCGCTGTCGTGTTTTTATTGGTCAAAAAAAGAGAGACCAAAACCGTGCTCATCGGCGTGGGACTCGTACTCTGCGTCATCTGTCTAAATCCGCTCGGAGCGCTTGAGAGCTTTACGAAGTCGATGACCTCTGCGGGGCTTATCAAGGCAATTTGCGCCAGCATGGGCTTTGCTTACGTCATGAAGGTGACTAAGTGCGACCAGCACCTGGTTTTGCTACTTACGAAGCCGATGAAAAATATCGGATTTTTGCTGATTCCGGCTACTTTCGTACTGACTTATTTTATCAATATCGCGATACCGTCGGCTGCGGGCTGCTCGGCTGCGGTGGGAGCTACGATGATACCGCTTTTGATGGCTTCTGGCGTACGTCCTGCGATGGCGGGAGCTGCTGTGTTTGCGGGTACGTTTGGCGGCGTGCTAAGCCCTGGCTCTGCGCACAACATTTTCGTAACCGACATGGTAAAAAAGACCAATGAAGCCTACACCGTCCAAGACGTCATCGGCGTGCAGTTTCCAAACGCCGTCGCCGCTGGTATCGTCGTTTTGATCGTGATTAGTTTGACGGCGATTATCTTTAAAGATTATCAAAAAGGACAAGATTTCTCGCCTAAATCTACAAGCAACGCCGGCGAAGCGACGCAGACGAAGGTAAATTTGCTGTTTGCTCTAGCGCCTCTCATCCCGCTAGTTATCCTCGTCGTCGGCGGCACCGGCCTAAATAAAATCTCATGGCTAGCATGGACGAAGATGGGCGTGGCCGAGGCTATGATCCTTGGCGCTATCATCGCGGTTTTTATCACGTGGACGAGCCCGGAAAAGATCACCAAAGAGTTTTTTAACGGTATGGGTAGTGCCTACGCCGAGGTTATGGGTATCATCATCGCTGCCGGCGTTTTCGTCGCAGGTCTAAAGGCGTGCGGAGCGATCGATGCGGTCACTGAGTGGTTGAAACACTCTCAGGAGTTTGTGCGCTACGGCGGTACTTTCGTGCCGTATCTCATGGGTACGGTTACGGGCTCTGGCGACGCGGCTACTATGGCGTTTAACCAAGCTATCACCGTTCACGCCGCGGATCTGGGCTTTGCGCAGGATAAACTAGGCATGGCCGCTGCGATCTCAGGCGCTCTAGGTCGCTCGTCGTCTCCTATCGCGGGTGCAGCGATCGTGTGCGCGGGTCTAGCTATGGTTAGCCCGGTCGAGATAGCCAAGCGAACGGCTCCTGCGATGGCGATAGCCGTGTGCGTTATAGCGTTTTTTATGCTCTAA
- a CDS encoding helix-hairpin-helix domain-containing protein translates to MSDFRKIPYVGEATEADLLALGYEDIASLKGADPDEMFERTKALGRGSDRCILYVYRMVCYYASTPHPNKAKLKWWLWKD, encoded by the coding sequence TTGAGCGATTTTAGGAAAATACCCTATGTCGGCGAGGCGACCGAGGCGGATCTACTGGCGCTCGGCTACGAGGATATCGCTTCGTTAAAGGGCGCGGATCCAGACGAGATGTTTGAACGCACAAAGGCGCTCGGGCGCGGCAGCGACAGGTGCATCCTCTACGTTTATCGCATGGTTTGCTACTACGCCAGCACGCCGCACCCAAACAAAGCCAAGCTAAAATGGTGGCTTTGGAAGGATTAA
- the ribH gene encoding 6,7-dimethyl-8-ribityllumazine synthase yields the protein MKIIEGNLALRGGEKIAIVGARFNHIITDRLVEGARDAFLRHGGDEKNLSLILVPGAFEIPMALEKALASGKFDAICCVGAVIRGSTPHFDYVSAETTKGIANVTLKYGKPVTFGVLTVDSIEQAIERAGSKAGNKGFEAMTGVIEMLSLYKNLEA from the coding sequence ATGAAAATAATCGAAGGAAATTTGGCTTTAAGAGGCGGCGAGAAGATTGCCATAGTGGGCGCTAGGTTTAACCACATTATCACCGATAGGCTGGTCGAGGGCGCGAGGGACGCATTTTTGCGCCACGGCGGAGACGAGAAAAATTTGAGCTTGATTTTAGTGCCGGGCGCGTTTGAGATACCTATGGCGCTTGAAAAGGCTCTAGCTAGCGGTAAATTTGACGCTATTTGCTGCGTGGGAGCGGTGATACGCGGCTCTACACCACACTTTGACTACGTGAGCGCCGAGACGACCAAAGGCATCGCAAACGTGACGCTAAAATACGGCAAGCCGGTGACATTTGGCGTACTAACGGTAGATAGCATCGAGCAAGCCATCGAGCGAGCAGGCTCAAAGGCTGGAAATAAGGGCTTTGAGGCGATGACGGGCGTGATCGAGATGCTAAGCTTATATAAAAATTTGGAGGCGTAA
- the pyrF gene encoding orotidine-5'-phosphate decarboxylase: MKLCVALDMSSKQQCLQLAEGLADFSDKIWLKVGLRAYLRDGAGFIEELKKLGDFKIFLDLKLYDIPNTMADAAEEIAKLGVDMINVHASSGKRAMATVMERLNKLASRPLVLAVSALTSFDETEFSAVYDQNLSDAVRKFSVMSYEAGLDGMVCSAFESRLIKDATSANFITLCPGVRPFGESAVDQKRVADLDVARKAGADFIVVGRPIYQAQNPREICERILGQI, encoded by the coding sequence GTGAAGCTCTGCGTCGCGCTTGATATGAGCTCAAAACAGCAGTGCTTGCAGCTAGCGGAGGGACTTGCGGACTTTTCGGATAAAATTTGGCTTAAAGTGGGCTTGCGAGCCTATTTGCGCGATGGAGCGGGCTTTATCGAGGAGCTAAAAAAGCTCGGGGATTTTAAAATTTTCCTCGATCTAAAGCTCTACGACATCCCAAACACGATGGCCGATGCTGCCGAGGAGATCGCTAAGCTCGGCGTCGATATGATAAATGTGCACGCAAGTAGCGGCAAGCGCGCGATGGCTACGGTGATGGAGCGGCTGAATAAGCTAGCTTCGCGTCCGTTGGTGCTAGCGGTTTCTGCGCTAACTAGCTTTGACGAGACCGAATTTAGCGCGGTTTACGATCAAAATTTAAGCGATGCCGTGCGAAAATTTAGCGTGATGAGCTACGAAGCGGGGCTTGACGGCATGGTCTGCTCGGCATTCGAGAGCCGCCTGATAAAGGACGCTACGAGCGCAAATTTCATCACTCTCTGCCCTGGCGTAAGGCCGTTTGGCGAGAGTGCGGTAGATCAAAAGCGAGTGGCGGATCTGGACGTCGCGCGCAAGGCGGGGGCTGATTTTATCGTTGTAGGTCGGCCAATATATCAGGCACAAAACCCGCGCGAAATTTGCGAGCGGATTTTAGGGCAAATTTAA
- a CDS encoding cation:dicarboxylate symporter family transporter, with product MNPSVSNAAKPQKPFLIRMFTNLAFWVVFGIVAGIAVGMIFPDLGIASKPGIDYFIKALKALIGPIIFLTIVSGIIGLESMKELGSIGLKGFIYFEVVSTIALAVGIIFGETLKPGHDMHLDYTQLDASSVEKFTSQASNIDANSGILAHTLHILRGAVPVDGIFPYVHLLDPFIKSNTLQVLFLAIVTAVAISFLKHDYKKKILKPLEIVQHWVLKLLTILMLFSPVAVFSAMAFLIGKFGINSLLGMLELLFVMAIASLFFIFVVLGIICYFAKVNIFKFMRFIAKEVLIVFATSSSETALAPLMQKLEAAGIHRGAVGLIIPTGYSFNLDCTNIYLSLSVIFLAQAFGIPLTVEHLIQILVILMVTSKGAVGVTGSGFIILAGTLAALPSAGIPVVTVAVLLGVDKFMSEMRAVGNLCGNAVGCLIISIWDKKVDMEKFRYALDHPDEFHFHS from the coding sequence TTGAACCCAAGCGTTTCAAACGCGGCAAAACCGCAAAAACCTTTTCTTATTAGAATGTTTACCAACCTAGCGTTTTGGGTGGTTTTCGGCATCGTCGCGGGCATCGCGGTCGGCATGATCTTCCCGGATCTAGGCATCGCGAGCAAGCCGGGCATTGACTACTTTATCAAAGCCTTAAAAGCGCTCATTGGACCGATCATTTTCCTCACGATCGTCTCAGGTATAATCGGACTTGAGAGTATGAAGGAACTGGGCTCTATCGGACTTAAAGGATTTATTTACTTTGAGGTCGTTAGCACCATAGCTCTTGCCGTGGGAATAATCTTTGGCGAAACGCTAAAACCGGGTCACGATATGCACCTTGACTATACACAGCTTGATGCCTCTAGCGTAGAAAAATTTACGAGCCAAGCCTCAAATATAGACGCAAATAGCGGAATTTTAGCGCATACGCTTCATATTTTACGCGGCGCTGTACCGGTTGACGGTATCTTCCCTTACGTGCATCTACTTGATCCGTTTATCAAATCAAACACGCTTCAAGTGCTATTTTTGGCAATCGTTACGGCTGTTGCGATCTCGTTTTTAAAGCACGACTATAAAAAGAAGATCCTAAAACCGCTTGAAATCGTTCAGCACTGGGTGCTAAAACTGCTTACGATTTTGATGCTATTTAGCCCGGTTGCGGTGTTTTCCGCGATGGCATTTTTGATCGGTAAATTCGGCATTAACTCGCTTTTGGGTATGCTTGAGCTACTTTTTGTTATGGCGATTGCAAGCTTATTTTTTATATTCGTCGTTCTGGGTATAATTTGCTATTTTGCGAAGGTCAATATCTTTAAATTTATGCGCTTCATCGCAAAAGAAGTCCTGATCGTATTTGCGACGAGCTCCTCAGAGACCGCGCTAGCTCCGCTCATGCAAAAGCTCGAAGCAGCAGGCATCCACAGGGGTGCAGTAGGGCTCATCATACCGACTGGATACTCGTTTAACCTCGACTGCACGAACATCTACCTATCGCTTAGCGTTATTTTCCTCGCTCAAGCCTTCGGTATCCCACTAACGGTCGAGCATTTGATACAAATTCTCGTCATCTTGATGGTAACGAGCAAGGGTGCGGTCGGCGTCACGGGCTCCGGATTTATCATACTTGCCGGTACGCTTGCCGCGCTTCCAAGCGCCGGTATTCCGGTGGTTACAGTTGCGGTGCTGCTTGGCGTGGATAAATTTATGTCCGAGATGCGCGCGGTCGGAAACCTCTGCGGCAACGCCGTAGGCTGCCTAATCATCTCGATCTGGGATAAAAAAGTAGATATGGAGAAATTCCGCTACGCGCTCGATCACCCGGACGAGTTTCACTTCCATTCGTAA
- a CDS encoding DMT family transporter, with protein sequence MTHVLALLAAGFCEVSGVFFLTKFQKSFGVKKAANFLILVANFAISLWLLSYAMQAMPMSVAYAIWTGIGAVGAVGIGIVFDKEKMSVQKAFYLSLITLSAVMLKII encoded by the coding sequence TTGACGCATGTTTTGGCTCTTTTGGCGGCTGGGTTCTGCGAGGTCTCGGGCGTATTTTTTCTAACCAAATTTCAAAAAAGCTTCGGCGTGAAAAAGGCGGCGAATTTTTTGATTTTAGTCGCAAATTTTGCCATTTCGCTTTGGCTTTTGAGCTACGCGATGCAGGCGATGCCGATGTCGGTGGCGTACGCGATCTGGACGGGCATCGGAGCGGTCGGAGCCGTGGGTATCGGGATAGTGTTTGATAAAGAAAAAATGAGCGTGCAAAAGGCGTTTTATCTATCGCTAATAACGCTAAGCGCGGTAATGTTAAAAATAATCTAA
- a CDS encoding tetratricopeptide repeat protein yields the protein MGFLYGNGNGVAQDGRKAAQLYAKACDMGDEAGCSNLGFAYANGRGVEQDYAKASEFYAKACDMGNGGGCYNLGNLYAQGQGVKEDKNAAENYLKKACDMEPELACNRYKEFIQR from the coding sequence TTGGGCTTTTTATATGGCAACGGCAACGGCGTAGCGCAGGACGGTAGAAAAGCCGCCCAGCTTTACGCAAAGGCCTGCGATATGGGCGATGAGGCGGGCTGCTCAAATTTAGGCTTCGCCTACGCAAACGGGCGCGGCGTCGAGCAAGACTACGCAAAAGCTAGCGAATTTTACGCCAAAGCCTGCGATATGGGTAACGGCGGCGGATGCTACAACCTAGGCAACCTATATGCGCAAGGACAAGGCGTCAAAGAGGATAAAAACGCGGCCGAAAATTACCTCAAAAAAGCGTGCGATATGGAGCCGGAGCTAGCCTGCAACCGATATAAAGAATTTATCCAAAGATAA
- the nusB gene encoding transcription antitermination factor NusB has protein sequence MATRHQVRQAVVSLLYAREMGSCSEEFVEEFLEEKKIRNDQRSLALSLFHGILEHEDELDALLNARLKEWKINEIGSIERAVLRLGAYEMKFTPTDKAVIINEGIELGKELGGDSAPKFINGVLDALKADL, from the coding sequence ATGGCGACTCGTCATCAGGTCAGGCAGGCCGTCGTTTCGCTACTCTACGCGCGCGAAATGGGTAGCTGCAGCGAGGAGTTCGTCGAGGAGTTTTTAGAAGAAAAAAAGATCCGAAACGACCAGCGAAGCCTTGCGCTCTCGCTTTTTCACGGTATTTTGGAGCACGAAGATGAGCTTGACGCACTACTAAACGCGCGCCTAAAAGAGTGGAAGATAAACGAGATCGGCAGCATCGAGCGCGCCGTGCTTAGGCTGGGGGCGTACGAGATGAAATTTACCCCGACCGATAAAGCCGTCATCATAAACGAGGGCATCGAGCTCGGCAAAGAGCTGGGCGGCGACTCGGCGCCGAAATTTATAAATGGCGTGCTAGACGCGCTAAAGGCTGATCTGTGA
- a CDS encoding DMT family transporter, producing the protein MQTKGFLWVLGGAVAECGWAYGLKHASSAPEIALTAMLVCVSFTSFIMAMKYLPISITYTVFVGLGAFFVVIAEIVSEFRASGQTPDLLRLFFIATLIVGVLGLKRLKS; encoded by the coding sequence ATGCAAACTAAGGGCTTTTTGTGGGTGCTAGGCGGCGCGGTCGCCGAGTGCGGCTGGGCGTACGGGCTAAAACATGCATCAAGCGCGCCAGAGATCGCGCTCACTGCGATGCTCGTTTGCGTTAGCTTTACGTCCTTTATCATGGCGATGAAATACTTGCCCATTAGTATCACATACACCGTGTTTGTGGGGCTTGGGGCGTTTTTCGTCGTGATCGCCGAGATTGTGAGCGAATTTCGCGCAAGCGGCCAGACGCCGGATTTATTGCGGCTATTTTTCATAGCGACGCTGATCGTGGGCGTGCTGGGGCTAAAAAGGCTAAAATCTTGA
- the kdsA gene encoding 3-deoxy-8-phosphooctulonate synthase, which produces MILIAGPCVIESEQLVFDVAKRLVKFNEDKRIDFYFKSSFDKANRTSISSFRGPGLEKGCEILAKVKKEFGFKILTDIHESYQAAPVGEVADVLQIPAFLCRQTDLLVAAAKTKAVVNIKKGQFLAASAMKHSVKKVLETRGVKGDGYEIAKQNGVWLTERGSTFGYGNLVVDMRNLVLMREFAPVIFDATHSVQMPSALGEKSGGDAKFVPYLARAAAAAGVDGFFYETHVNPCEALCDGPNMLNLDELDANIAQIFKIKEALGDAN; this is translated from the coding sequence ATGATACTAATAGCGGGGCCTTGCGTCATCGAGAGCGAGCAGCTCGTTTTTGACGTGGCAAAAAGGCTAGTTAAATTTAACGAAGATAAGCGGATAGATTTTTATTTCAAATCAAGCTTTGACAAGGCAAATCGCACGAGTATAAGCTCGTTTCGCGGGCCTGGACTTGAAAAAGGGTGCGAAATTTTAGCTAAGGTAAAAAAGGAATTTGGTTTTAAAATTTTAACCGATATCCACGAGAGCTACCAGGCCGCACCCGTAGGCGAAGTAGCCGACGTGCTGCAAATCCCCGCGTTTTTATGTCGCCAGACAGATTTGCTCGTGGCTGCGGCTAAGACAAAAGCGGTGGTAAATATCAAAAAGGGGCAGTTTTTAGCAGCATCTGCGATGAAGCACTCGGTCAAAAAAGTGCTAGAAACGCGCGGCGTAAAGGGCGACGGATACGAGATTGCTAAACAAAACGGCGTGTGGCTAACCGAGCGAGGTAGTACCTTTGGCTATGGAAATTTAGTCGTAGATATGCGAAATTTGGTGCTGATGAGAGAATTTGCGCCCGTGATTTTCGACGCTACTCATAGCGTGCAGATGCCGTCGGCTTTGGGTGAGAAAAGCGGCGGAGACGCGAAATTTGTGCCTTATCTAGCGCGAGCTGCGGCAGCTGCCGGCGTGGACGGATTTTTCTACGAGACGCACGTAAATCCTTGCGAGGCGCTTTGCGACGGGCCGAATATGCTAAATTTGGACGAACTGGACGCAAATATCGCTCAAATTTTTAAGATAAAAGAAGCCCTAGGCGATGCAAACTAA
- the pepT gene encoding peptidase T, with product MDIVERFLRYTKINTTTNREAGAAGIMPSNPTEHDLAKLIESELKELGLQNIKRRENAITTAVLPSNSSKKLPSVAFFAHLDTSAEQKNDTKVQIVRYEGGDVILNKGLGIALKLSEFPELANYVGDDLVVTDGTSLLGADDKAAIAAIVNAAQFFIQNPQIEHGDVTFGFLPDEEQGLRGAKALDVSEIKADFAYCLDCCGIGELIYQNWNAGDAVVTFIGQSAHPMNAKGKLVNSLLLVHKFISMLPGGEAPEYTGGVEGYYWVKELSGNSAKTVLKLDVREFNEAKYAQRMAFLQDLADSFAKIYGAHRIQISLKDRYKNVFNYLEDGENSLPVVAAKQAYARLNIEPKVIPMRGGYDGAVISEKGVPCPNLFTGAHNFHSIYEYLPVKSLRAASNVICEIVKIIAEK from the coding sequence ATGGACATAGTCGAGAGATTTTTACGCTATACGAAGATCAACACCACCACAAACCGCGAAGCGGGCGCAGCGGGCATCATGCCATCTAATCCAACCGAGCACGATCTGGCAAAGCTGATAGAAAGCGAGCTAAAGGAGCTTGGCTTGCAAAATATAAAAAGACGAGAAAACGCCATAACTACGGCCGTTTTGCCGTCAAATTCCTCTAAAAAACTGCCGTCCGTGGCGTTTTTCGCACACCTTGATACTAGTGCGGAGCAAAAAAACGACACAAAAGTGCAAATCGTGCGCTACGAGGGCGGCGACGTCATACTAAATAAAGGGCTAGGCATAGCGCTGAAACTTAGCGAATTCCCGGAGCTTGCTAATTACGTCGGAGACGACCTCGTCGTGACCGACGGCACCAGCCTGCTAGGCGCGGACGACAAGGCCGCGATCGCCGCCATCGTAAACGCAGCGCAGTTTTTCATACAAAACCCGCAAATCGAGCACGGCGACGTAACGTTTGGCTTTTTGCCCGACGAGGAACAAGGCCTGCGCGGAGCCAAGGCGCTTGACGTCTCGGAGATCAAGGCCGACTTTGCCTACTGCCTTGATTGCTGCGGAATAGGCGAGCTGATTTACCAAAACTGGAACGCCGGCGACGCGGTCGTGACCTTTATCGGACAGTCCGCGCACCCGATGAACGCCAAGGGCAAGCTCGTAAACTCATTGCTGCTTGTGCACAAATTTATCTCGATGCTGCCGGGCGGCGAAGCGCCCGAGTATACGGGCGGCGTCGAGGGCTACTACTGGGTCAAGGAGCTATCTGGCAACAGCGCAAAGACCGTGCTAAAGCTCGATGTTCGCGAATTTAACGAGGCGAAATATGCGCAGCGCATGGCGTTTTTACAAGATCTAGCCGACTCGTTTGCTAAAATTTACGGCGCACACAGAATTCAAATCAGCCTAAAAGACCGCTACAAAAACGTATTTAATTACCTCGAGGACGGCGAAAACAGCCTACCAGTCGTCGCGGCAAAGCAAGCCTACGCACGCCTAAATATCGAGCCAAAAGTGATCCCAATGCGAGGCGGATACGACGGCGCGGTCATCTCGGAAAAAGGCGTACCGTGTCCGAATCTCTTTACCGGCGCGCACAACTTTCACTCCATCTACGAGTACCTGCCGGTAAAATCGCTACGAGCGGCCAGCAACGTCATCTGCGAGATCGTAAAAATCATAGCAGAGAAATAA
- the pepE gene encoding dipeptidase PepE translates to MKQALLLSSSSYKDTGYLKHCKNWIYDFLKECEVWDEQVLFIPYAGVRRTNDEYEQKVIDCLEYKNIASIHKFSDPKRAVAEAKAICIGGGNTFALLYYLYKFDLVEAIRQRVEAGLPYFGWSAGANVAGSTMMTTNDMPIIMPKSFDSLNIFPHQINPHFISGKIAGHNGESREERLEEFLIVNQKSLIYALPEGTALRIKGENATVMGMENSPVLKMAYQKETELIKVGDSFKF, encoded by the coding sequence ATGAAGCAAGCCTTGCTTTTAAGCAGCTCAAGTTACAAGGACACGGGCTATCTTAAGCACTGCAAAAACTGGATATACGACTTTTTAAAAGAGTGCGAGGTTTGGGACGAGCAGGTGCTTTTCATCCCGTACGCCGGAGTTCGCCGCACGAACGACGAGTATGAGCAAAAGGTCATCGACTGCCTGGAGTACAAAAATATCGCGTCCATCCATAAATTTAGCGATCCAAAACGCGCCGTAGCCGAGGCTAAAGCCATCTGCATCGGCGGCGGAAACACCTTTGCGCTACTTTACTATCTTTATAAATTTGATTTAGTCGAAGCTATCAGGCAAAGAGTGGAGGCGGGATTGCCGTATTTTGGCTGGAGTGCGGGCGCAAACGTCGCGGGAAGCACGATGATGACCACAAACGATATGCCTATCATAATGCCAAAGAGCTTTGATTCGCTAAATATCTTCCCGCATCAGATAAATCCGCATTTTATCAGCGGCAAGATCGCCGGACATAACGGCGAAAGCAGGGAGGAGAGGCTGGAGGAGTTTTTGATAGTAAATCAAAAAAGCCTGATCTACGCGCTGCCTGAAGGCACGGCTCTAAGGATAAAAGGCGAAAATGCGACCGTGATGGGCATGGAAAACAGCCCGGTTTTAAAAATGGCGTACCAAAAAGAAACCGAGCTCATAAAGGTCGGAGATAGCTTTAAATTTTAG
- a CDS encoding nicotinate phosphoribosyltransferase yields the protein MTQFDARNVSMVMDLYELTMAEGYLKSGDQPRVAFDVFYRKVPDGGGFAIFAGLEQIIEYVENLHFDDSDVAYLRSLNLFSEDFLDYLRKFRFKGDIYAFAEGTIIYPQEPFMTVVASPIDAQLIETAILSQINHQSLIATKARRIIKAADGRSVFDFGARRAHNLDAAIYGARAAYIGGADGTATVLAAKAFGIPTTGTMAHSWVMYFGDEFEAFKRYALLYPDSASLLVDTYDVLHSGVPNAIKTAKEVLEPMGKRLKAVRLDSGDLAYLSKKTRAMLDAAGLQDCKIIVSNSLDEYTIASILTQGGRIDGFGVGERLITSKSDPVFGGVYKLVAVENKGIFSPRIKVSEAVEKMTNPGLKKVWRIYKGGQAVADLITNADETPDLSKPYRYIDPDRPWKELYFEGCTARQLQNLVVKDGKRVGEKPNLAQIREYVKEQLENEIWQEEQRFENPHKHYVDMSVDYYEMKMELLRSTKNK from the coding sequence ATGACGCAGTTTGACGCGAGAAATGTCAGCATGGTGATGGATCTTTACGAACTTACGATGGCGGAGGGGTATTTGAAAAGCGGAGATCAGCCGCGCGTGGCGTTCGATGTTTTTTACCGCAAGGTGCCAGACGGCGGCGGTTTTGCGATATTTGCGGGACTTGAGCAAATCATTGAGTATGTGGAAAATTTACACTTTGACGATAGCGACGTGGCGTATCTGCGCTCGTTAAATTTATTTAGCGAGGATTTTTTGGACTATCTGCGCAAATTTCGCTTTAAAGGCGATATATACGCATTTGCCGAGGGTACGATCATCTATCCGCAAGAGCCGTTTATGACTGTCGTGGCCTCGCCTATCGACGCACAGCTCATAGAAACTGCGATCCTATCGCAGATAAACCATCAAAGCCTCATCGCGACCAAGGCTAGGCGCATCATAAAGGCCGCGGACGGCAGGAGCGTGTTTGACTTCGGCGCTAGACGCGCGCACAACCTAGACGCTGCGATCTACGGCGCCAGAGCAGCCTACATCGGCGGAGCGGACGGCACGGCAACGGTACTAGCGGCCAAGGCTTTTGGCATACCGACGACTGGCACGATGGCGCACAGCTGGGTGATGTATTTCGGCGACGAATTTGAAGCTTTTAAGCGCTACGCCCTGCTCTATCCGGACTCCGCTTCGCTGCTCGTAGATACCTACGACGTGCTGCATAGCGGCGTGCCAAATGCGATAAAAACGGCAAAAGAAGTACTTGAACCCATGGGTAAGCGCCTAAAAGCCGTTAGGCTAGACTCGGGCGACCTAGCGTATCTATCTAAAAAAACGCGCGCGATGCTAGATGCGGCGGGGCTACAAGACTGCAAAATCATCGTCTCAAACAGCCTGGATGAATACACCATCGCCTCGATTTTAACCCAAGGCGGACGCATAGACGGCTTTGGCGTGGGCGAGCGCCTGATAACGTCAAAAAGCGATCCGGTTTTCGGCGGAGTCTATAAACTAGTCGCAGTCGAGAATAAAGGCATTTTTAGCCCTCGCATAAAGGTCTCGGAGGCCGTAGAAAAGATGACTAACCCGGGTCTAAAAAAGGTCTGGCGCATATATAAAGGCGGTCAAGCCGTCGCCGATCTAATCACGAACGCGGACGAAACGCCCGATCTCTCAAAACCCTACCGCTACATAGATCCCGATAGGCCGTGGAAGGAGCTGTATTTTGAAGGCTGCACGGCGCGACAGCTGCAAAATCTAGTCGTAAAAGACGGCAAACGCGTGGGCGAAAAGCCGAATTTAGCGCAAATCAGAGAGTACGTAAAAGAGCAGCTAGAAAATGAAATTTGGCAGGAGGAGCAGCGCTTCGAAAACCCGCACAAACACTACGTCGATATGAGCGTGGACTACTACGAGATGAAGATGGAGCTTTTACGTAGCACAAAAAATAAATAA
- a CDS encoding DUF6882 domain-containing protein: MRNLRYVSDFSDFHQVFSATLGKMAAVQGRFADIVGNLEWNVDFDSCEIAFGDQIYKIQFIGSESNVSDTWLWGHANVNNFGEEATRFSAEVLRAGLEWGLQAFSEPSFELDEAFNGHTLCIAACGAVGENLCYYGCRHDKGCAFVAITDAPASFFEPLGAHEFVKTASGCIQNHDVDHKIFIKSFLEFNGVKFDENIEKGGFFKKAKDEIVAKFDKELLIKFDDKGRISGFKYEF; the protein is encoded by the coding sequence ATGCGAAATTTACGTTACGTAAGCGATTTTTCGGACTTTCACCAGGTTTTTTCGGCGACGCTGGGCAAGATGGCTGCGGTGCAAGGTAGATTTGCTGATATCGTCGGCAACCTTGAGTGGAACGTGGATTTTGACAGCTGCGAGATAGCTTTCGGCGATCAAATTTACAAGATACAGTTTATCGGCAGCGAGTCAAACGTGAGCGACACGTGGCTGTGGGGACACGCGAACGTAAATAACTTCGGCGAGGAGGCGACGCGGTTTTCGGCGGAGGTGCTGCGCGCAGGGCTGGAGTGGGGCTTGCAGGCTTTTAGCGAGCCTAGCTTTGAGCTTGATGAGGCATTTAACGGCCATACGCTTTGCATCGCCGCGTGCGGCGCGGTGGGCGAAAATTTATGCTACTACGGCTGCAGGCACGATAAGGGCTGCGCGTTTGTAGCGATCACCGATGCACCGGCATCGTTTTTTGAGCCTCTTGGCGCGCACGAGTTTGTTAAAACCGCAAGCGGTTGCATACAAAATCACGACGTAGATCATAAAATTTTTATCAAAAGCTTTTTGGAATTTAACGGAGTAAAATTTGATGAAAATATCGAAAAAGGCGGATTTTTTAAAAAAGCCAAAGACGAAATCGTAGCCAAATTTGACAAAGAGCTTTTGATCAAATTTGACGATAAGGGTAGGATTTCGGGATTTAAGTACGAATTTTAA